AACAGCACTCCGACTCCCAGCACATCCACCAGCACACCGTGCAGATGGGTGGTGGGCAGGAGCCGCTCCTCCAGGAACTTGGTGACGAGCGAAATGAAAGTGGAGGACTGATGGTTGGTGCCCAGCACCGGAATTCCCTGCTCCCCGGTTGCTTCCAGAAAGAAGGGAGGAGGAACCAACCCCTTGGTGACGATGAAGCAGGAAATGGGGAAACGGCAGAGGGCGCGGGCGTTTTCCCGGAGCAGTTCCTCGTCCAACTGGTTCAGGTAGGAAATCTCCGTATTGCCCAGGATCTGGATCCGGTCGGGATGCAGGTGGCTGGTATAGCCGGTCAGGGCCAGCCCCGGTTTCTGGAGGCGGGACGAGGTGACCCGGTGATCCAGGCCGGCCGTGCCGGAAATCAGGCTCAGGTCCAGTCCGTATTCGTCGTCGTCCAGCAGATCCTGTATGGAGAGGCTGATGGTATCCATGGCTACCGAAGGCCTGCGCGGCGGCCGGGGCCGCCGCGCAGGCACGGGGTCTAGCTCCGCTGGGGCTCGATCAGGCCGAAGTTACCGTCCTTACGGCGGTAGAGCACGTTGATCTCGCCGGAACGCGCATCGCTGAACACCAGGAAATCCTTGTGCAGCAGATCCATCTGCATGACCGCCTCTTCAACCGCCATCGGCTTGGCGGTTTCGGTCTTGGTGGTGATCACCACCGGCTCCGGCTGCGCCTCCAGGCTTTCAGCCTGCAGGATCTTCTTGGAAACGGTACGGCCATTGCCGTTGGCACCCGGCTTGTGATCCTTCAGCTTTTCCTTGTAGCGCTTCAACTGGCGCTCGATCTTGTCCAGCACCATGTCCACGGCGGCGTACATGTCGCTGGTGGCTTCCGATGCCTTGGTGGTGATGCCGCGAGCGTTGATGACGATTTCGACGATGTGACGGATTTTTTCAACCGTGAAATACACCTGGGCAGTGATCGGCTCGTCAATGTACTTGGTGACCCGCTCCAGCTTCTCCTCGGCGTAGGCTTTCAGCGCCTCGCTCTGCTCCATATGCCGAAAGGTTGTGATGACTTGCATGATGTTTTCCTCCTGTGGGTAGTTGCCTCTGGAAAGAGTATATCAGAAATGACGCCGGCGCTCAGACGAGGAGCCGATGCGCATCATTTCACGGTATTTGGTCACGGTGCGGCGGGCGATGTTCACCGTTTCACCGGACAGTATCTCGGCAATCCGCTGGTCCGAGAGCGGTTTTTTGGGGTCCTCGCGGTCGATGATCTCCTTGATCCGGCTCTTCACGCTTTCCGAGGAGACGTCATCACCGCCGCCGGAGGTGGACAGTCCGCTGTTGAAGAAATACTTGAGCTCGAACAGTCCCTGGGGGGTTTGCATGTACTTGTTGGTGGTAACCCGGCTGATGGTGGATTCGTGCATGCCGATATCCTCGGCCACGTCGCGCAGCACCAGCGGACGCAACCCCTCCACGCCGCGCTCCAGAAACTCCCACTGGAACTTGACGATGCTCTTGGCCACCCGGAAGATGGTGCGCTGCCGCTGCTGGATGCTCTTGATCAGCCACTGGGCCGCCCGCATCTTGTCGCCGACGTACTCGTCCACCTTGGCGTCGAAACTGCCGCCGCTGCGCGCCTCCAGATAGTAGGGGGAAAGCCGCAGGTTGGGTAACCCTTCCTCGTTCAGCATGACCACGTAGTCGTCCCCCACCTTGTGCACGAAGATGTCCGGCGAAATGTACTGGGCATCGTCGCTGCCGTACACCCGGCCGGGGTGGGGGTCAAAGCCGGCAATGACGCGAGTGGCGGCGATCACCTGTTCGATATCGACCCGCAGCGCCCGGGCGATCTGGCGATAGTTGCGGGATTCCAGATCCTTCAGGTGGTTGAGCAGGATCGACTCCACCACGCTGCCGGCCATCCCCAGGGAGCGGGCCTGCAAGAGCAGGCATTCCTGCAGGGAGCGGGCAGCCACGCCCACCGGATCGAACTCCTGGACACGGGCCAGTACCTGCTCCACGAAACAATCGTCCACGCCGCAGGAGTGGGCGGTTTCGGCAACTGTGGCACAGAAGAGGCCGTCGTCGTCGATGTTGCCGATGATTTCCTCGGCCACCCGCACCTCGTTGTCGGAAAAATGTCCCATGCGCAGTTGCCAGAGCAGGTGGTCGGCCAGGGTGCCGCGTCGGGTCAGCAGATTTTCAAAGGAGGGGCGCTCCTCGTCATCGCCCCCCTGTTCACCCATGGAGTAGTTGTAGCCATCCAGGTAGCTGTCCCAGTCGCGCAGGGTCTCCTCGCCGGCGGCCACTTCACTGAAGGTCTCGTCCGGTTTGGGTGGCCCGCTTTCTTCAACGTCGGCGTGGTCGGCGGACGGTTCGGCACCGTCGAACTCTTCAGCCTCCGCCGTCTCCTCCAGGATCGGATTTTCCTCCAGCTCCCGGCTGACCACCTCCTGGAGCTCGTTGCGGGTCATCTGCAGCAGCTTGATGGCCTGCTGCAACTGGGGGGTCATCACCAGTTGCTGGGTCATCCTGATCTGTTGCCGCATCTCCATTGCCATGCTCTGCTCCCGTTCCAGCTACAGCCTGAACGCTTCGCCCAGGTAAATTTCCCGGGCACGTCTGCTTTCGGCGATTTCTGCCGGCGTGCCGAACTCCAGTACCTCGCCTGCGCTGACAATGTAAGCCGCATCACAGACGC
The window above is part of the Trichlorobacter ammonificans genome. Proteins encoded here:
- the hpf gene encoding ribosome hibernation-promoting factor, HPF/YfiA family, whose protein sequence is MQVITTFRHMEQSEALKAYAEEKLERVTKYIDEPITAQVYFTVEKIRHIVEIVINARGITTKASEATSDMYAAVDMVLDKIERQLKRYKEKLKDHKPGANGNGRTVSKKILQAESLEAQPEPVVITTKTETAKPMAVEEAVMQMDLLHKDFLVFSDARSGEINVLYRRKDGNFGLIEPQRS
- the rpoN gene encoding RNA polymerase factor sigma-54, coding for MAMEMRQQIRMTQQLVMTPQLQQAIKLLQMTRNELQEVVSRELEENPILEETAEAEEFDGAEPSADHADVEESGPPKPDETFSEVAAGEETLRDWDSYLDGYNYSMGEQGGDDEERPSFENLLTRRGTLADHLLWQLRMGHFSDNEVRVAEEIIGNIDDDGLFCATVAETAHSCGVDDCFVEQVLARVQEFDPVGVAARSLQECLLLQARSLGMAGSVVESILLNHLKDLESRNYRQIARALRVDIEQVIAATRVIAGFDPHPGRVYGSDDAQYISPDIFVHKVGDDYVVMLNEEGLPNLRLSPYYLEARSGGSFDAKVDEYVGDKMRAAQWLIKSIQQRQRTIFRVAKSIVKFQWEFLERGVEGLRPLVLRDVAEDIGMHESTISRVTTNKYMQTPQGLFELKYFFNSGLSTSGGGDDVSSESVKSRIKEIIDREDPKKPLSDQRIAEILSGETVNIARRTVTKYREMMRIGSSSERRRHF